One region of Mangifera indica cultivar Alphonso chromosome 3, CATAS_Mindica_2.1, whole genome shotgun sequence genomic DNA includes:
- the LOC123210890 gene encoding protein transport protein SEC16B homolog isoform X2, producing the protein MASNPPQFPAEDQTDEDFFDKLVDEEDFGRPTHIATTSASSAHKLSESNDSDFDEAKAFANLSLDDSGIDTKCRVVSESIAKTESESEAGSIIKLNNDSDNKDGTEMGDVSDSSATKNGGSVVKEVGWSAFNADSKQRNGNLGFGSDSDFFSAWEDNSREFSARVDESVNLNANRFVSGNEVYKAAGFIDNSVNYDSHALSQQSQVNGAQEMVNGHGMNSSEYWENLYPGWKYDMNTGQWYEVDMTASIQGGYNATSGSDWNVVSEKSEVSYLKQSSQSVVETLPETSTTESVSNWNSQVSQGDNNGYPEHMVFDPQYPGWYYDTIVREWHTLESYDSARQSTVQALDQQSRNGVASTGTYLDNSNSIYSEFGQADTFGSQVDGSQIQGGMQFDNYGLQGLGNLDQQGSWDHTYGNYNQQGLNMFQSETVTKTTDASNFSQHQQVDTFYGSKAPMNNHVDQLKSFNKMGTDASYDKASHVSAEANGVVGFKSFVPSDNFSHQLNQPYVKQNKLMQFSNNYYGLQKAVNAPQQSFQSGYQNSYAPNLGRSSAGRPSHALVTFGFGGKLIVMKDNSSLHSSTYGSQDNVGGSISVLNLMEVASGNASDSNTGAVAYFRALCQQAFPGPLVGGNVGSKELNKWIDERIAKCESPDMDYRKGEVLKLLLSLLKIGCQHYGKLRSPYGTDTALRESDAPESAVAKLFASVKRNDTQFGALSQYVQNLPPEGQIQATALEVQNLLVSGRIKEALLRAQEGQLWGPALILASQLGDQFYVDTVKQMALCQLVAGSPLRTLCLLIAGQPADVFTSDVSANSGLPGAFNISQQPAQSGANGMLDDWEENLAVITANRTKDDELVIIHLGDCLWKDRSEITAAHICYLVAEANFESYSDSARLCLIGADHWKCPRTYASPEAIQRTELYEYSKVLGNSQFILLPFQPYKLIYANMLAEVGKVSESLKYCQTLLKSLKMGRAPEVETWKQLVLSLEERIRTHQQGGYTANLAPTKLVGKLLNFFDSTAHRVVGSLPPPAPSTSPGNGQSVENYNQPMGQRVSQSTMAMPSLMPSASMEPISEWAADGNKMTMSNRSVSEPDFGRTPRQDHGDSSMEATSSSAPGKSSGSGRASRFSRFGFGSGLLQKTMGLVLGPRSDKQAKLGEKNKFYYDEKLKRWVEEGAEPPAEEAALPPPPTTASFQNGISDYNLQSALKSEGGFPSNVSPSIRTPSPSEHSSGIPPIPTNTNQFSAHGRSGVRSRYVDTFNQGTASPAKFFQSPSVPSVKPAVASNAKFFVPAPVTSAEQPMEAIAENVQEETANFEKPSTSTMNDPSQPNTSSITKQGFPMDVMTNGNTSLPPQTRRTASWSGSFSDSFNPHMPQSNGQGEVVSMPPSSSMPGPMNGGSFGDDLHEVEL; encoded by the exons ATGGCTTCGAATCCTCCTCAATTTCCGGCGGAGGATCAGACGGATGAGGATTTCTTTGACAAGTTAGTGGATGAAGAAGATTTCGGTAGGCCCACCCATATCGCTACTACGTCTGCTTCCTCCGCCCATAAATTATCGGAGTCGAATGACTCCGATTTTGATGAAGCTAAAGCTTTTGCGAATCTGAGTTTAGATGATAGTGGAATTGATACGAAATGCAGAGTTGTTAGTGAATCAATCGCAAAAACGGAAAGTGAATCAGAGGCTGGTAGCATAATTAAGTTGAATAATGATAGTGATAATAAGGATGGGACTGAAATGGGGGATGTATCGGATTCAAGTGCTACTAAGAATGGTGGATCTGTGGTTAAGGAGGTGGGATGGAGTGCATTCAATGCAGATTCTAAGCAACGGAATGGGAATCTTGGTTTTGGTTCTGACTCTGATTTTTTCAGTGCTTGGGAGGACAATTCCAGGGAGTTTTCTGCACGGGTGGACGAAAGTGTAAATTTGAATGCTAATAGATTTGTATCTGGAAATGAAGTGTATAAGGCTGCTGGTTTTATAGATAATTCAGTTAATTACGATTCTCATGCTCTAAGCCAACAGAGTCAGGTTAATGGAGCACAAGAGATGGTGAATGGGCATGGTATGAATAGTAGTGAGTATTGGGAGAATTTATATCCAGGGTGGAAGTATGACATGAATACTGGGCAATGGTATGAGGTGGATATGACAGCAAGTATTCAAGGGGGCTATAATGCAACTTCAGGTAGTGATTGGAATGTTGTTTCAGAGAAATCAGAGGTATCTTACTTGAAACAAAGTTCTCAATCTGTCGTGGAGACTCTACCAGAGACTAGCACTACTGAGAGTGTGTCTAACTGGAATAGTCAGGTTTCTCAAGGGGATAATAATGGTTACCCGGAACATATGGTTTTTGATCCGCAATATCCTGGTTGGTATTATGACACAATAGTTCGAGAATGGCACACATTGGAGAGTTATGATTCAGCTAGACAGTCGACAGTTCAAGCTCTTGATCAGCAAAGTCGAAATGGGGTTGCCTCTACTGGTACATATTTGGACAACAGTAACAGTATatatagtgaatttgggcaagCTGATACATTTGGGTCACAGGTTGATGGCAGCCAAATCCAGGGTGGAATGCAATTTGATAATTATGGGTTGCAGGGCCTTGGCAACCTAGACCAACAGGGAAGCTGGGATCATACTTACGGTAACTACAACCAGCAGGGTTTGAACATGTTCCAATCTGAGACTGTCACTAAGACTACTGATGCTTCAAATTTCAGTCAGCATCAGCAGGTGGATACTTTTTATGGTTCAAAGGCTCCTATGAATAACCATGTGGATCAACtgaaatcttttaataaaatgggGACAGATGCATCATATGACAAAGCAAGTCATGTTAGTGCTGAGGCTAATGGGGTTGTTGGGTTTAAAAGCTTTGTCCCTAGTGATAACTTTAGCCATCAATTGAATCAGCCATATGTGAAGCAGAATAAACTTATGCAGTTTTCAAACAACTACTATGGTCTCCAGAAAGCAGTAAATGCTCCACAACAGTCATTTCAGAGTGGCTACCAGAATTCTTATGCCCCAAACTTGGGAAGATCGTCTGCTGGTCGCCCTTCACATGCCTTGGTTACTTTTGGGTTTGGTGGGAAACTCATAGTGATGAAAGATAATAGTTCTCTCCACAGCTCAACTTATGGAAGCCAG GATAATGTAGGAGGGTCTATATCTGTTCTGAACTTGATGGAAGTTGCCTCTGGCAATGCCAGTGATTCTAACACTGGAGCAGTGGCATACTTTCGTGCGCTATGCCAACAAGCCTTTCCAGGTCCATTGGTTGGTGGCAATGTTGGAAGTAAGGAGTTGAATAAGTGGATTGATGAGCGGATTGCAAAATGTGAATCTCCTGACATGGATTACAGAAAGGGTGAAGTTTTGAAGTTACTTCTCTCTTTACTTAAAATTGGTTGTCAACATTATGGAAAACTTCGATCGCCTTATGGTACTGACACTGCATTGAGG GAGAGTGATGCTCCAGAATCAGCAGTTGCTAAACTCTTTGCATCTGTAAAGAGGAATGACACCCAGTTTGGTGCTCTTAGTCAATATGTGCAGAATTTGCCACCTGAAGGACAGATTCAG GCAACTGCATTGGAGGTGCAGAATCTTTTGGTATCCGGTCGAATAAAAGAAGCTCTATTACGTGCGCAAGAAGGTCAGTTGTGGGGACCTGCCCTTATCCTTGCATCACAACTTGGTGATCAG TTCTATGTTGACACTGTGAAGCAAATGGCACTTTGCCAGCTGGTGGCCGGATCACCTTTGCGGACATTGTGCCTGCTAATAGCTGGGCAACCAGCAGATGTGTTTACCTCAGACGTGTCAGCTAATAGTGGTCTTCCTGGTGCTTTTAATATTTCTCAACAACCAGCACAG TCGGGGGCTAATGGCATGCTTGATGATTGGGAGGAGAATTTGGCTGTTATAACTGCAAACAGAACAAAAGATGATGAACTTGTGATTATTCATCTTGGAGATTGCCTATGGAAGGACAGAAGTGAG ATCACTGCTGCCCACATCTGCTACTTAGTTGCGGAAGCAAACTTTGAGTCATATTCAGATAGTGCAAGACTTTGTCTTATTGGAGCAGATCACTGGAAATGTCCTCGAACATATGCTAGTCCAGAGGCTATTCAG AGGACTGAGTTGTATGAATATTCGAAGGTGCTGGGAAATTCTCAGTTTATCCTGCTACCATTTCAGCCGTATAAGCTCATATATGCAAACATGCTTGCAGAAGTGGGAAAAGTTTCAGAATCTTTGAA GTATTGTCAAACACTATTAAAATCACTAAAAATGGGTCGAGCCCCTGAAGTAGAAACATGGAAGCAATTAGTGTTATCTCTTGAGGAGAGAATCAGAACCCATCAGCAG GGTGGATACACTGCAAATTTGGCTCCAACAAAATTAGTCGGTAAGTTGCTCAATTTTTTTGATAGTACTGCACATCGTGTTGTTGGCAGCCTGCCACCCCCTGCACCATCAACTTCACCTGGAAATGGTCAAAGTGTTGAAAATTATAACCAGCCTATGGGCCAAAGAGTTAGTCAATCAACAATGGCCATGCCATCACTAATGCCTTCTGCTTCAATGGAACCAATAAGTGAGTGGGCAGCTGATGGCAACAAAATGACAATGTCTAATAGAAGTGTCTCAGAGCCAGACTTCGGTAGAACCCCAAGACAG GATCATGGTGATTCATCAATGGAAGCAACCTCATCCAGTGCACCAGGCAAATCATCAGGCTCAGGTAGGGCATCTCGATTTTCTCGTTTTGGTTTTGGCTCGGGGCTTCTACAAAAGACAATGGGTCTAGTCTTAGGGCCTCGATCAGATAAACAG GCTAAATTAGGTGAAAAGAATAAATTCTACTATGATGAAAAGCTTAAGAGGTGGGTGGAGGAGGGTGCTGAACCTCCAGCTGAAGAAGCTGCCCTGCCACCCCCTCCAACAACTGCATCCTTCCAGAATGGAATCTCTGACTACAACTTGCAATCTGCCTTAAAGAGTGAGGGCGGCTTTCCAAGTAATGTGAGTCCATCAATCAGAACTCCTTCTCCATCAGAGCATTCTTCAGGGATTCCACCTATTCCAACCAACACCAATCAATTTTCAGCTCATGGGCGTAGTGGTGTTCGATCAAg GTATGTGGACACCTTCAACCAAGGTACTGCAAGCCCAGCAAAATTCTTCCAGTCACCTTCTGTTCCTTCTGTCAAACCGGCTgttgcttcaaatgccaagttTTTTGTTCCAGCCCCTGTAACGTCAGCTGAACAACCAATGGAGGCTATTGCAGAAAATGTTCAAGAAGAAACCGCAAATTTTGAAAAGCCTTCAACATCCACGATGAATGACCCATCCCAGCCTAATACATCATCAATCACTAAACAAGGTTTCCCAATGGATGTCATGACAAATGGCAATACCAGCCTTCCACCACAGACTCGACGAACAGCATCATGGAGTGGAAGCTTCAGTGATTCATTCAATCCGCATATGCCTCAATCAAACGGCCAAGGTGAGGTGGTGAGCATGCCGCCATCATCATCTATGCCTGGTCCAATGAACGGTGGGAGTTTTGGGGATGACCTTCATGAGGTGGAACTTTGA